A stretch of Exiguobacterium sp. BMC-KP DNA encodes these proteins:
- a CDS encoding YebC/PmpR family DNA-binding transcriptional regulator has translation MGRKWNNIKEKKASKDKNTSRIYAKFGREIYVAAKQGEPDPESNQALKVVLERAKTYNVPRAIVDRAIEKAKGGAEENYDVLRYEGFGPSGSMVIVETLTNNVNRTASDVRAAFGKNGGNMGVSGSVAYMFDATAIFAFEGKSADDVLELMMEADIDVRDILEEDESVIIYAEPEQFHAVQEALKAAGITEFSLAELVMLAQNEVALSEDDVAQFEKMIDALEDLEDVQQVYHNVEL, from the coding sequence ATGGGTCGTAAATGGAATAACATTAAAGAAAAAAAGGCATCAAAAGACAAAAATACGAGTCGGATCTACGCAAAGTTCGGTCGTGAGATTTACGTAGCGGCAAAACAAGGAGAACCAGATCCTGAATCTAACCAAGCATTGAAGGTCGTTTTAGAACGAGCGAAGACATATAACGTTCCCCGTGCAATCGTCGATCGCGCAATCGAAAAAGCAAAAGGTGGAGCGGAAGAAAACTACGATGTGCTTCGGTATGAGGGATTCGGACCAAGCGGTTCAATGGTAATTGTTGAAACATTGACGAACAACGTCAACCGGACAGCTTCAGACGTCCGCGCTGCGTTTGGCAAAAATGGCGGAAACATGGGCGTTAGTGGATCCGTCGCTTACATGTTCGATGCGACTGCTATCTTTGCGTTTGAAGGAAAATCGGCAGATGACGTATTAGAATTGATGATGGAAGCGGATATTGATGTCCGCGATATCCTCGAAGAAGACGAGTCTGTCATCATCTATGCCGAGCCGGAACAGTTCCATGCTGTTCAAGAAGCGTTAAAAGCTGCAGGTATTACAGAGTTCTCACTTGCTGAACTCGTCATGCTGGCGCAAAATGAAGTCGCTTTGTCTGAAGACGACGTTGCACAATTCGAGAAAATGATTGATGCACTTGAAGACTTGGAAGATGTTCAACAGGTTTATCATAACGTAGAGCTATAA